The Sphingorhabdus sp. Alg231-15 genome has a segment encoding these proteins:
- a CDS encoding EAL domain-containing protein, which translates to MANAKVIIVEEENALSRSLQDDLEARDVAVACVFSKLDEEASLVFGPDALVIDPKSMRENGHDLLDRFSGLRPSLPVILTPNPKDSGDDNLAFDAASVVQRLQKPYAVPTLCNLIGRMADVSGHAVNDLDYVCALVETDRLLPNLSVEFQSKQSLDNDKIVGYEALTRVKTRRALNPAIIFSDLVDVAVEVEATLVVVDESIRLATALAKRGKAVPVSFNCSAIMMTYRRFVDALISRLKHADIQPGQLMLEITEESRVVDVDRLAAVCHSLRGHGLGISIDDYGTGLANLERIAKIPFDELKIDKTIFNACYDGDIPISLLASMLEFCRGRKARSVIEGIETKHHLAQARLLGADFGQGFYWGCAVPPKYFVPGW; encoded by the coding sequence ATGGCCAATGCCAAAGTTATAATTGTAGAAGAAGAAAACGCCCTTTCACGATCACTACAAGATGATCTGGAAGCGCGCGACGTCGCTGTCGCCTGTGTGTTTTCGAAGCTGGATGAAGAAGCCAGTCTGGTCTTCGGGCCAGATGCTTTGGTGATTGATCCCAAAAGCATGCGCGAAAACGGACATGACTTGCTCGACCGTTTTTCGGGCCTGCGTCCTTCGCTTCCAGTCATATTGACGCCGAACCCGAAAGACAGTGGCGATGATAATCTGGCCTTCGATGCTGCCAGTGTCGTCCAGCGATTGCAGAAACCCTATGCGGTGCCAACTCTGTGCAATCTGATCGGACGGATGGCCGATGTCAGCGGCCATGCGGTCAATGACTTGGATTATGTCTGCGCATTGGTGGAAACGGACCGGTTGCTGCCCAATCTTTCGGTCGAGTTTCAGTCCAAACAGTCTTTGGATAATGACAAGATTGTCGGCTATGAAGCGCTCACCCGGGTCAAGACGCGGCGCGCTCTAAACCCTGCCATCATCTTTTCTGATTTGGTCGATGTTGCCGTTGAGGTTGAGGCCACATTGGTGGTGGTCGACGAATCTATCCGGCTCGCCACTGCGTTGGCAAAACGCGGTAAGGCGGTACCAGTCTCGTTTAACTGTAGCGCGATCATGATGACCTATCGGCGCTTTGTGGATGCGCTGATCAGCCGATTGAAACATGCGGATATTCAGCCCGGGCAACTCATGCTTGAAATCACCGAGGAGTCTCGCGTGGTCGATGTGGACCGGCTGGCAGCGGTATGTCATTCGCTACGTGGCCATGGACTTGGCATCTCGATTGATGACTATGGCACCGGTCTCGCCAATCTGGAACGGATTGCCAAAATCCCCTTTGACGAACTCAAGATAGACAAGACGATTTTCAATGCTTGCTATGATGGTGATATTCCGATCTCGCTTCTTGCGTCGATGCTAGAATTCTGTCGAGGCCGCAAGGCGCGGTCGGTCATTGAAGGGATCGAAACCAAACATCATCTGGCGCAGGCGCGCCTGCTCGGTGCGGATTTTGGGCAGGGTTTTTACTGGGGCTGTGCGGTACCGCCAAAATATTTCGTCCCCGGCTGGTAG
- the sciP gene encoding CtrA inhibitor SciP: MKHVTIPKAKRVIGPLGEALAEHDLPPADTTRWVIRRKAEVVAAVNGGLLTTDEACERYQLSLEELISWQQAIHRSGMSGLRITHLQEFRDQS, translated from the coding sequence ATGAAACATGTTACGATACCAAAAGCTAAAAGAGTGATCGGCCCGCTTGGGGAAGCATTAGCCGAACATGATTTACCACCAGCGGATACCACTCGCTGGGTCATCAGACGCAAGGCAGAAGTCGTCGCTGCCGTGAATGGCGGATTGTTGACCACGGATGAGGCGTGCGAACGTTATCAACTGTCGCTGGAGGAATTGATCTCCTGGCAACAGGCGATTCACCGCTCAGGCATGTCCGGTTTGCGCATCACCCATTTGCAGGAATTTCGCGATCAGAGTTAA
- a CDS encoding YMGG-like glycine zipper-containing protein, translating into MQLTVKKLTILSATAVSALSLSACAGNYAGEGAAAGAATGAVIGAVTGDTGDALKGAAIGAAAGAAAGYFIDKDDRCDGYNDDGELDDDCRGEPGYPD; encoded by the coding sequence ATGCAACTAACTGTGAAAAAACTAACCATTCTCTCGGCCACTGCCGTGTCGGCCCTGTCCCTTTCCGCTTGCGCTGGAAATTATGCCGGTGAAGGTGCCGCAGCCGGAGCCGCAACCGGAGCAGTTATAGGCGCGGTGACCGGCGATACCGGCGATGCCTTAAAAGGTGCCGCTATTGGTGCTGCCGCTGGAGCTGCAGCTGGTTATTTCATTGACAAGGATGATCGCTGCGATGGTTATAATGACGACGGCGAACTGGATGATGATTGCCGCGGCGAACCCGGTTATCCTGACTAG
- a CDS encoding GntP family permease — MLSAIGLIGGLALLIYMTVKGVNILIAGPIAAAIVAATSGLAWLPPLAAEGAPDFATAYMDGFVSFFKSWFFMFLLGAIFGEIMGASGAAASVAHWIIEKIGIKHAVLAVVAACAVLTYGGVSVFIVAFSVYSLAVHLFREANLPRRFIPAALAFGSVTFTMTTAGSPEIQNLIPMEFLGTTAYAGWEVSLVVAIFMAIAGHFWLNWMVKRAVARGETFVGRETDDTNTDYGTLPGPLLCLLPLVAVLGIFLIFQYPQDMGPLSVILPQNSLDKWALVAALGSGAIVALAVGYRKLKAMPEAFSRGATSAVVAITNTCAVVGFGAVAKLSPAFQEALVMVQNIPGSPLIGAAIAVTVIAGLTGSASGGQTIALPLIAPHYLDVGAQPDELHRVVAISSGALDSLPHNGYVVTTIRAVCGETHKDAYGAVGALTVVIPVIGTIMAVAMFTMF, encoded by the coding sequence ATGCTATCTGCAATCGGTTTAATCGGCGGGCTTGCGCTGCTCATCTATATGACGGTGAAGGGCGTAAATATCTTGATCGCTGGGCCGATTGCCGCCGCGATTGTGGCCGCGACCAGCGGTCTTGCATGGTTGCCACCTTTGGCTGCCGAAGGTGCCCCGGATTTTGCCACCGCCTATATGGATGGGTTTGTCAGTTTCTTCAAAAGCTGGTTTTTCATGTTTCTGCTCGGCGCCATATTTGGGGAAATCATGGGCGCATCCGGCGCAGCGGCCAGTGTCGCCCATTGGATCATTGAAAAAATCGGCATCAAACACGCGGTGCTTGCTGTGGTCGCGGCCTGTGCTGTCCTGACCTATGGCGGGGTCAGCGTTTTCATCGTTGCATTTTCGGTCTATTCGCTAGCGGTGCATCTGTTTCGCGAAGCCAACTTACCGCGTCGCTTCATCCCCGCCGCCTTGGCGTTCGGATCGGTTACCTTTACGATGACAACAGCGGGTAGCCCAGAGATCCAGAATCTCATCCCGATGGAATTTCTTGGAACCACTGCCTATGCTGGCTGGGAAGTCAGCTTGGTTGTTGCGATCTTCATGGCAATTGCTGGTCATTTCTGGCTCAACTGGATGGTGAAACGCGCGGTCGCCAGAGGCGAAACATTTGTCGGCCGCGAGACCGATGATACCAATACCGATTATGGTACCCTACCCGGCCCGCTTTTATGTTTGCTGCCATTGGTTGCTGTACTCGGTATTTTCCTGATCTTCCAATATCCGCAGGATATGGGGCCGCTTTCCGTTATATTACCGCAAAACTCCCTCGACAAATGGGCGCTGGTGGCCGCTCTGGGCTCAGGCGCAATTGTCGCTCTGGCCGTCGGGTACCGCAAACTGAAAGCGATGCCCGAAGCCTTTTCACGAGGGGCTACCAGTGCGGTAGTCGCGATTACCAATACCTGCGCCGTGGTCGGCTTTGGAGCGGTGGCCAAACTATCGCCTGCTTTTCAGGAAGCCTTGGTAATGGTGCAAAACATTCCCGGCAGTCCGCTTATTGGCGCTGCCATTGCGGTCACCGTAATCGCAGGCCTGACGGGCTCAGCCTCAGGTGGCCAGACCATCGCCCTTCCTCTGATCGCTCCACATTATCTTGATGTCGGCGCCCAGCCGGATGAACTGCACCGGGTGGTTGCAATCTCCTCCGGCGCGCTCGATAGCCTGCCGCACAATGGCTATGTCGTCACCACCATCCGCGCCGTATGCGGCGAGACGCACAAGGATGCCTATGGCGCGGTCGGTGCGTTGACCGTAGTGATACCAGTGATCGGTACGATCATGGCGGTGGCGATGTTTACGATGTTTTAG
- a CDS encoding GNAT family N-acetyltransferase, which translates to MTVTTRLYQAADRRAFIDLNLDWIEESFSVEKSDRDQLERPEESILGAGGQIMVAELNGDVVGTGAILPPHHHPADDRKWLEIVKMSARKDLRGKGIGQAILEALIGQAREMQADAIWLETNSDLTAAIGLYEKCDFRHLAHDELWPTPYARCNVQMVREL; encoded by the coding sequence ATGACCGTCACAACACGCCTGTATCAAGCCGCAGATCGCCGCGCCTTCATTGATCTCAATCTTGACTGGATTGAAGAGTCCTTTTCAGTCGAAAAAAGCGATCGGGATCAGCTGGAGCGTCCTGAGGAATCCATTTTAGGTGCTGGCGGTCAGATCATGGTCGCAGAACTGAACGGCGATGTGGTTGGAACCGGAGCCATTCTGCCACCCCATCATCACCCGGCGGATGATCGCAAATGGCTGGAAATTGTAAAAATGTCAGCACGGAAAGATCTCCGGGGAAAGGGTATTGGCCAGGCCATTCTCGAAGCGTTGATCGGACAGGCTAGAGAAATGCAAGCCGATGCGATCTGGCTAGAGACCAATAGCGATCTGACCGCTGCTATTGGTCTCTATGAAAAATGCGATTTCCGGCATTTGGCACATGATGAACTATGGCCAACTCCTTACGCCCGTTGCAATGTGCAGATGGTGCGGGAGTTATAG
- a CDS encoding helix-turn-helix transcriptional regulator → MRYAGNCGPGGRRGRGWNAEFGQKFARAFADAAFDGVKAKRKSRLFRRGELKLVLLHLIAEQPRHGYDLIRQVEQLTGGHYAPSPGIVYPTLTLMADMDLIAEAVDDDGKKIYSITAHGSEKLAEKKDQIDDILARLDGVSKMDAASEGASIKRAVHNLKSAVRIRLADEEKDSDKILEVAAIIDEAASKIERLK, encoded by the coding sequence ATGCGCTATGCAGGTAATTGTGGACCCGGCGGACGCCGTGGGCGAGGATGGAACGCGGAATTTGGACAGAAATTTGCTCGTGCTTTTGCTGACGCTGCTTTTGACGGCGTCAAGGCCAAGCGGAAATCGCGCTTGTTTCGGCGTGGTGAACTGAAACTGGTCTTGTTGCATCTGATCGCCGAACAACCGCGACATGGATATGATTTGATCCGGCAGGTCGAGCAACTGACCGGCGGCCACTATGCGCCCAGTCCGGGGATAGTCTATCCGACTCTGACATTGATGGCGGACATGGATCTGATCGCGGAAGCTGTCGACGATGATGGCAAGAAAATCTATTCGATAACGGCTCATGGGTCGGAAAAGCTGGCAGAGAAAAAGGATCAGATAGACGATATTCTAGCGCGACTGGACGGCGTCTCCAAAATGGACGCGGCTTCCGAAGGTGCGTCCATCAAGCGCGCGGTTCACAACCTTAAAAGCGCGGTGCGGATCCGCCTTGCCGATGAGGAAAAAGATTCAGACAAGATCCTCGAAGTCGCTGCAATCATTGATGAAGCGGCGAGCAAGATTGAACGGCTGAAATAG
- a CDS encoding SDR family oxidoreductase — MDLGISRKVALVNGGSAGLGRGAALALAREKTELFITARGEEKLHKSCEQMAKETGAKITPIVADHSSDAGREKILSICPEPDILVATCSPPPFTGDFRTVDREDWEKALSLTLLSPVEFIKAVIDGMIERKWGRIVNIATGAAKYPAAMRVLSGPPRSALVNYSVAVAKQVARHGVMINTILPGMHHTDGIRDMFESQAEANGTSYDEEVAQFVKQVRIPVGRFGDAEDMGAFVALFCSEMAGYVTGQSLTIDGGMGNSIF, encoded by the coding sequence ATGGATTTGGGCATTTCAAGAAAGGTGGCTCTGGTCAATGGCGGTAGCGCCGGATTGGGGCGCGGCGCGGCATTGGCTCTTGCTCGGGAGAAGACGGAACTGTTTATTACCGCCCGTGGTGAAGAAAAGCTGCACAAAAGCTGCGAGCAAATGGCAAAGGAAACAGGAGCTAAGATCACTCCGATTGTGGCAGACCACAGCAGTGATGCCGGACGGGAGAAAATCCTCTCTATCTGCCCCGAACCCGATATCCTGGTGGCAACCTGCTCACCGCCGCCTTTCACAGGAGACTTTCGTACGGTTGACCGGGAGGATTGGGAAAAGGCACTCTCGCTCACCCTTCTGAGCCCAGTGGAGTTTATCAAGGCGGTGATTGACGGGATGATCGAACGCAAATGGGGACGCATCGTCAACATCGCAACCGGCGCGGCCAAATATCCCGCAGCAATGCGCGTTCTTTCAGGACCACCGCGATCCGCGTTGGTCAACTATAGCGTGGCGGTGGCGAAACAGGTCGCCAGACATGGCGTCATGATCAACACAATCCTCCCCGGCATGCATCATACGGACGGGATCAGGGACATGTTCGAAAGCCAGGCGGAAGCCAATGGCACCAGCTATGACGAAGAAGTCGCGCAATTCGTCAAACAGGTTCGCATCCCCGTCGGACGTTTTGGCGATGCCGAAGATATGGGCGCGTTTGTGGCGCTATTCTGCAGCGAAATGGCCGGCTATGTGACCGGGCAAAGCCTCACCATTGATGGCGGTATGGGGAACTCCATTTTTTGA
- the grpE gene encoding nucleotide exchange factor GrpE codes for MSDTNPQENEDAKLDEAAAAELEGVPEALKEGGDESVDEASQDERIAGLENELAEAKQQVLYAQAETQNVRRRLEKDAQDAKAYAATGFARDMLSVSDNLQRALAAIPTEIKNEDKWKGLIGGIEATGRELETVFEKNGIKRVASVGLPLDPNQHQAMVEVPTDEQEPGTVVQEMQAGYMIKDRLLRPAFVGVAKKPE; via the coding sequence ATGAGTGATACAAACCCACAAGAAAATGAAGATGCGAAACTGGACGAAGCCGCTGCCGCGGAGCTGGAAGGCGTGCCCGAAGCATTGAAAGAAGGCGGGGATGAATCCGTCGACGAAGCGTCTCAAGATGAACGTATCGCGGGCCTTGAAAACGAATTGGCCGAAGCCAAGCAGCAAGTTCTGTACGCGCAGGCGGAAACACAGAATGTCCGGCGCCGGTTGGAAAAAGATGCACAGGATGCGAAGGCATATGCGGCAACCGGTTTTGCCCGCGATATGCTGAGCGTATCCGACAATCTGCAGCGCGCGCTTGCCGCTATTCCGACCGAAATCAAGAATGAGGATAAGTGGAAGGGCCTTATCGGCGGCATTGAAGCCACCGGACGGGAACTGGAAACCGTGTTTGAGAAAAATGGCATCAAGCGGGTGGCCTCTGTCGGCTTGCCGCTCGATCCTAACCAACACCAGGCGATGGTTGAAGTTCCCACGGACGAACAGGAGCCCGGAACCGTAGTGCAGGAAATGCAAGCTGGTTACATGATCAAGGACCGCCTGTTGCGGCCAGCCTTTGTCGGTGTGGCGAAAAAGCCTGAATAA
- the hrcA gene encoding heat-inducible transcriptional repressor HrcA produces MTTTPITEMNDRTRDIFRVVVESYLDSGAPVGSRTISKAPGLELSPASIRNVMQDLEELGLLAAPHTSAGRMPTELGLRLFVDGMMQAAEPSREERDAIESQISESGPVEDALRATTSILSGLSSCAGLVMVPKREPTLKQFSFVKLSEGQGLAILVSQDGSVENRVLDLPIGISESALVEAGNYLTAQYGGMTLSQAFSRIDRDIQAGRTAIDKASEDLVQRGLVTWTQDPAERPILIVRGQANLLEDGALDDLDRVRQLLDELEGKQEIARLLDNARDAEAAKIFIGAENKLFSLSGSSVIAAPYKDGDGQVVGVVGVIGPTRLNYARVVPMVDFTAQTLSRLLK; encoded by the coding sequence ATGACAACCACACCCATCACCGAAATGAACGACCGGACTCGCGACATTTTTCGCGTGGTGGTGGAATCCTATCTCGATAGCGGTGCACCAGTCGGCTCGCGGACCATATCCAAAGCGCCTGGCCTGGAGCTTTCCCCAGCTTCCATTCGCAATGTCATGCAGGATCTCGAAGAACTCGGTTTGCTCGCCGCGCCGCATACCAGTGCCGGGCGGATGCCAACCGAATTGGGATTGCGGCTATTTGTCGATGGCATGATGCAGGCGGCGGAACCTTCGCGGGAAGAACGCGATGCGATTGAGAGTCAGATTAGCGAGAGCGGACCTGTAGAGGATGCCTTGCGTGCGACCACCAGCATATTGTCGGGCCTGTCATCCTGTGCTGGCCTTGTGATGGTGCCCAAGCGCGAGCCGACGCTCAAACAATTCAGCTTCGTGAAATTATCGGAAGGGCAGGGGTTGGCCATTCTCGTGTCACAGGATGGCAGCGTGGAAAACCGCGTGCTCGATCTGCCCATTGGTATATCGGAATCCGCATTGGTCGAGGCTGGCAACTATCTCACTGCCCAATATGGCGGGATGACGCTGTCACAGGCTTTCTCCCGGATTGACCGCGATATTCAGGCCGGCCGAACTGCGATAGACAAAGCGTCGGAAGATCTTGTTCAGCGCGGCCTAGTCACATGGACTCAGGATCCGGCAGAGCGACCCATCTTGATAGTCCGCGGACAGGCGAATCTGCTAGAGGATGGGGCATTGGACGATCTTGACCGGGTTCGGCAATTGCTTGATGAACTGGAGGGCAAGCAGGAAATCGCGCGCCTGCTCGACAATGCCCGGGATGCTGAGGCAGCGAAAATATTTATCGGTGCAGAGAATAAATTATTCTCCCTTTCCGGTTCATCTGTGATAGCGGCCCCCTATAAAGACGGCGACGGACAGGTGGTCGGCGTGGTCGGGGTTATTGGTCCCACCCGCTTGAACTATGCCCGCGTCGTACCCATGGTAGATTTCACAGCACAAACGCTGTCCAGATTGTTGAAATGA
- the rph gene encoding ribonuclease PH, with amino-acid sequence MRPSGRALDEMRAISIETEYTKHAEGSCLISFGDTKVICTASIEERIPPWLRGKGEGWVTGEYSMLPRATNTRNSREAARGKQSGRTQEIQRLIGRSLRAVVDMKKLGERQITVDCDVIQADGGTRTASISGAWVALRLAVNGLLDEKLISEDPIEQKIAAISCGIYNGNPVLDLDYDEDSNAGADANFVLTGDGNIAEAQATAEGETFDDEGLMRLMRLAKIGCDQIFEAQDKAVS; translated from the coding sequence ATGCGCCCATCAGGACGCGCGCTGGACGAGATGCGCGCTATTTCTATCGAAACCGAATATACCAAACATGCCGAAGGCTCCTGCCTCATCAGCTTTGGCGATACCAAGGTCATTTGCACCGCCAGTATCGAAGAGCGCATTCCACCATGGCTTCGCGGCAAGGGTGAAGGCTGGGTCACCGGTGAATATTCGATGCTGCCCCGCGCTACCAATACCCGTAATTCCCGCGAAGCGGCACGCGGCAAGCAATCGGGCAGAACGCAGGAAATCCAGCGCCTGATTGGTCGGTCTCTGCGCGCTGTAGTAGACATGAAAAAACTGGGCGAGCGTCAGATCACGGTCGATTGCGACGTGATACAAGCAGATGGCGGCACACGAACGGCGTCGATCAGTGGCGCATGGGTCGCGCTACGGCTGGCAGTCAATGGTCTCCTTGATGAGAAGCTGATCAGCGAAGATCCGATTGAACAGAAAATCGCGGCCATCAGCTGCGGTATCTATAACGGCAATCCGGTGCTTGACCTCGACTATGACGAGGACAGCAATGCCGGCGCTGATGCCAATTTCGTGCTGACCGGTGATGGTAATATTGCCGAAGCGCAGGCGACAGCCGAAGGCGAAACATTTGATGATGAAGGTCTGATGCGCCTGATGCGGCTGGCCAAGATCGGCTGCGACCAGATTTTCGAAGCACAGGACAAGGCGGTTTCCTGA
- the rdgB gene encoding RdgB/HAM1 family non-canonical purine NTP pyrophosphatase produces the protein MTGHRKLTPGKLIIASHNQGKVREIRALLAPFGIEPVSAAELDLPEPEETGTTFAENALLKARASAEGASCVALSDDSGLCVSALNGAPGVYTADWAEAASYEGGPGRDWYMAMGKVEGKLAELGHETDRSAYFICTLALAWPDGHSETFEGRVQGNLIWPPRGTLGFGYDPVFQPLGFDQTFAELDPQQKHDMSHRADAFKKLVDGCLT, from the coding sequence ATGACCGGACACCGAAAGCTCACACCTGGTAAACTGATCATCGCCAGTCATAATCAGGGCAAGGTGCGTGAGATACGCGCCTTGCTAGCTCCTTTTGGTATCGAGCCGGTCTCAGCAGCAGAGCTAGACCTTCCCGAGCCGGAAGAAACCGGAACGACCTTTGCGGAAAATGCACTGCTCAAGGCGCGTGCCAGTGCAGAAGGTGCCAGTTGTGTGGCTTTGTCGGACGATAGCGGGCTTTGCGTATCGGCGCTAAATGGAGCCCCCGGGGTCTATACTGCGGACTGGGCAGAAGCAGCCAGCTATGAAGGAGGACCAGGGCGCGATTGGTATATGGCGATGGGCAAGGTCGAAGGCAAACTGGCCGAGCTTGGGCACGAGACCGACCGTAGCGCCTATTTTATCTGCACCCTTGCATTAGCCTGGCCTGATGGACATTCAGAGACTTTCGAAGGCCGCGTACAAGGTAATTTGATCTGGCCACCACGCGGAACTCTCGGCTTCGGCTATGACCCGGTCTTTCAACCTCTTGGTTTTGATCAGACTTTTGCCGAACTCGATCCGCAACAAAAGCATGACATGAGCCACCGCGCCGATGCTTTCAAAAAACTCGTCGACGGTTGCCTCACATGA
- a CDS encoding CAP domain-containing protein, producing the protein MKHQRTTKHHRYFVQAAMLALLVGCGSEGGGPPAVTLPGSPTPSPAPTPTPAPTPAPTPAPAPTPTPTPAPTPTPSPTPSPTGDARLQIMLQEHNEARAEVGVPPVELDPALNTAALEYAETLIANGRFEHSPGASRPNQGENLFAGTADAFSPEQMVGFWVDEKRFFVRGTFPDVSTTGRWQDVGHYTQIIWRDTTRIGCGIATNGQRDVLVCRYSPPGNFIGRPVY; encoded by the coding sequence ATGAAGCATCAGCGCACCACTAAGCATCACCGCTATTTCGTGCAAGCAGCAATGCTGGCATTATTGGTTGGTTGCGGCAGCGAAGGCGGAGGTCCTCCAGCAGTGACGCTGCCTGGTTCTCCAACACCATCGCCAGCTCCAACCCCGACACCGGCACCGACCCCGGCTCCCACTCCGGCGCCCGCTCCCACGCCGACACCAACCCCGGCGCCAACGCCCACGCCATCTCCGACACCTTCGCCAACTGGAGACGCGCGGCTGCAGATTATGCTGCAAGAGCATAATGAAGCGCGTGCCGAAGTTGGTGTCCCGCCAGTTGAACTGGACCCGGCTCTGAACACGGCAGCGTTGGAATATGCCGAGACCCTGATAGCCAATGGACGGTTCGAGCATAGTCCAGGTGCATCGCGTCCGAACCAGGGCGAGAATCTGTTCGCTGGGACCGCAGATGCTTTCTCGCCGGAACAGATGGTAGGTTTTTGGGTGGACGAGAAGCGATTTTTTGTCCGCGGGACCTTTCCCGATGTCAGCACGACGGGGCGCTGGCAGGACGTCGGTCACTATACTCAGATCATCTGGCGCGATACGACCAGAATTGGCTGCGGAATTGCCACAAACGGCCAGCGAGACGTGCTGGTCTGCCGCTATAGCCCGCCGGGGAACTTCATTGGCAGACCCGTTTACTAG
- the hemW gene encoding radical SAM family heme chaperone HemW: MLHNPSSPVSAKQTDRDEIALYIHWPFCVAKCPYCDFNSHVRDQIDQHAWQKALFLDLRHEYKVNPSPRISSVFFGGGTPSLMPPQLVASLIAEADKLWGLNTGCEITLEANPSSVEASKFADIASAGVNRVSLGLQSLDDQTLEFLGRAHDVAEGLAALETAQQNFDRVSFDLIYARPGQSLDDWQSELVRAMGFGTDHLSLYQLTIEPGTRFETLVRTGQLVPADDDHCADLFELSQDMTKAAGLPAYEISNHARIGQESRHNLSYWRYRDYIGVGPGAHGRRLSLATERHKKPENFLSAVERNGHGLKVEQALSPDVQAAEALMMGLRLGEGIDLAALTAKTGLEIADMMDEAEVQKLAGLGFIDRQDDHLTVKPKGMPLLDALLPKIIADPLRT; the protein is encoded by the coding sequence ATGCTTCATAACCCGTCCTCTCCCGTTTCAGCGAAGCAGACGGACCGTGACGAGATTGCACTCTACATTCACTGGCCGTTCTGTGTCGCCAAATGTCCCTATTGCGACTTCAACAGTCATGTGCGCGATCAGATCGATCAGCACGCATGGCAGAAAGCCCTTTTTCTCGACCTCAGGCATGAATATAAAGTTAACCCAAGTCCGCGGATTAGTTCGGTTTTTTTTGGTGGTGGCACTCCGTCGCTCATGCCCCCTCAGCTCGTCGCATCGCTGATCGCAGAAGCCGATAAGCTGTGGGGTCTGAACACCGGTTGCGAGATTACTCTCGAGGCCAATCCTTCCTCAGTAGAAGCCAGCAAATTTGCAGACATTGCATCGGCCGGCGTCAACCGAGTTTCTTTGGGATTACAGTCACTTGATGATCAAACACTGGAATTTCTTGGCCGCGCGCATGATGTCGCAGAAGGTCTTGCTGCTCTCGAAACCGCACAGCAGAATTTCGATCGTGTGAGCTTTGACCTGATTTATGCACGTCCCGGCCAATCTTTGGATGATTGGCAATCGGAACTCGTTCGGGCGATGGGCTTTGGCACCGATCATCTTTCACTCTATCAGCTCACCATCGAACCCGGCACCCGCTTTGAAACACTGGTGCGCACCGGACAGCTTGTCCCGGCTGACGATGATCATTGCGCCGATTTGTTCGAACTATCGCAGGATATGACCAAAGCGGCTGGTTTGCCCGCCTATGAAATCAGCAACCATGCCCGTATCGGTCAGGAAAGCCGCCACAATCTGAGCTATTGGCGTTATCGCGACTATATCGGCGTCGGCCCTGGTGCTCATGGACGGCGGCTGAGCTTGGCAACCGAGCGGCATAAAAAGCCGGAAAACTTCCTGTCGGCCGTCGAGCGCAACGGTCATGGGTTGAAAGTCGAACAAGCGCTATCCCCCGATGTTCAGGCCGCAGAAGCCTTGATGATGGGCCTTCGGCTCGGCGAAGGTATTGATTTGGCCGCTCTGACCGCGAAAACCGGGTTGGAAATCGCGGACATGATGGATGAGGCAGAAGTACAAAAACTCGCTGGCCTCGGCTTCATCGACCGGCAAGATGATCATCTTACCGTCAAACCCAAGGGCATGCCCTTGCTCGATGCGTTGTTGCCCAAGATCATAGCCGATCCGCTCCGCACCTGA